The Trinickia acidisoli genome includes a window with the following:
- a CDS encoding alpha/beta fold hydrolase encodes MILIVQGKAAYAYTGGKPFDPALPTAVFVHGAQHDHSVWALQSRYFAHHGLNVLAVDLPGHCRSEGPAKTTIEALADWLAALLDAAGAPSALVFGHSMGSLVALDFASRYPARALGVALVATAVPMVVSDALLDAALNREPDAIELVNRWSHATIAAKPSCPAPGSWLHGINQRLMERVSASGEPHLFHTDFAACNSYAHGLERAAQVRCPVRLVLGAKDMMTPARATRALVDTLEAASTSVDVVTLDAGHALMSEQPDATLDALFSFARLTTQPRHA; translated from the coding sequence ATGATTCTGATCGTCCAAGGCAAAGCCGCCTATGCCTATACCGGCGGAAAGCCGTTCGATCCGGCGCTACCGACAGCCGTATTCGTGCACGGCGCCCAGCACGATCATAGTGTTTGGGCGCTGCAAAGCCGCTACTTTGCGCATCATGGCTTGAACGTGCTCGCCGTCGACCTGCCCGGCCACTGCCGCAGCGAAGGGCCGGCGAAAACGACGATCGAGGCACTGGCCGACTGGCTCGCCGCCTTGCTCGACGCGGCGGGCGCGCCAAGCGCGCTCGTCTTCGGGCACAGCATGGGCTCGCTCGTGGCGCTCGACTTCGCCAGCCGATACCCCGCGCGCGCACTAGGTGTCGCGCTCGTCGCGACGGCCGTGCCGATGGTCGTCTCCGACGCGCTGCTCGATGCCGCGCTCAATCGCGAGCCCGACGCGATCGAGCTCGTCAACCGCTGGTCGCACGCGACGATCGCCGCCAAACCGTCTTGCCCCGCTCCGGGATCGTGGCTCCACGGGATCAACCAGCGGCTGATGGAGCGCGTTTCGGCGAGCGGCGAACCGCATCTGTTCCATACCGACTTCGCAGCCTGCAACAGCTATGCGCATGGCCTCGAACGGGCTGCGCAGGTGCGCTGCCCCGTGCGGCTCGTCCTCGGGGCGAAGGACATGATGACGCCGGCACGCGCCACGCGCGCCCTTGTCGACACGCTCGAAGCCGCGAGCACGTCCGTTGACGTGGTCACGCTCGACGCCGGCCACGCGCTCATGAGCGAGCAGCCCGACGCGACGCTCGACGCGCTGTTTTCGTTCGCGCGGTTGACCACCCAACCACGACACGCCTGA